A segment of the Candidatus Sumerlaea chitinivorans genome:
CCCAAGCTCATTGAGTCGACGCACAATTTTCACATTCCGCTCATTGCGTCCTCGTACGAGCTCATCGAGTTTGTGCGCAAGCGAGTCTACGCCCTCATCGAAGCAATATCCCAGCATGTGGACCGTTTTGTTCGCGTACTCCACGCTGATCTCGACCCCAGAGAGCACTCGCACTCCCTCGCGGCGTCCTGCCTCGATAGCCTGTGAGACGCCACTAATTGCGTCGTGGTCCGTGAGAGCAAGCGTCCGCAGGCCGAGTTTGCGAGCGAGTTGAACGAGTTCCTCCGGCGTTAGGGTACCATCGGAATGGGTGCTATGGCAGTGGAGATCGCAGCGATACATAGAAAATCGTCCTCAAGTCGTCCTCAATTGTCAACCGTTGGAGTAGATCTTTGCCCAACACGGTATTCGTTTCTTCGGCATGTGTTCTGGAAGGCTAATGCGCTTACCCTACCGTGTGGGAGGCGTGGGCTTGGGGAATCGCGGCACCGTCATCACGGGTTCCTGCTTCTTCGCCCCAAAACGCTGTTGGTATTTCTCCATCGCTTTCTGCTCGAGAGGTTTGGGGGATTCTGGCGTGCCGTACATGACGGTGTTCACAATGTTGCGGGCCATCGTCCGCAGCAGGCGCTCACGCGCCTCGGTTTGTGTTTCTTCAATACTTCGCCGCGAATCGCTGAAGTATTGTATAGTGGCGGGAACTCGGTAGCGCGCGATGGGGGCCACTCGGTTGGTATCGTAGGGATCCCAAAGCTCAACAATGCACTCCATTTCCATGACGTTGACCAGTGGGAAACGATCACCACTGGTTGCCGAGGAATAATCGCGGAACGATTTGATGCGGCCCTCCAGTCGCACGTCTGCACGTTCGTTTTGCACTACTTCGAGCCGCCCATCCGACATGAACTCATCGTTCACATACAGCGTGAGGTCCGCTTGTGCCCCAAACAGCCGCGAACTGTTGCGAAACTCCGGAATATAAATGCGCTTGATGTATTCGGGGAGCGTGCGGGTTGGTGGCGACACGGTTGCGCACGCCGTGACAGCACAAAGAACCAGCAACACTAATCCGCTTTTTACAACCTGCCCAGCTTGCTTTGTGATCATAGTAGGTTCCATTTCGCTCACGGTTCGCTCACGGTCGACTTTCAGCAACGTGGGGGGAAATCGTCAATCCTTTTTAACTAACGAATATCCACGGTTTGCGCATCGCGTGGGAAGCGCGGCATAAACGTCGTGTCTGCGATATCGCCGTTGAATTGCAGCGAAGCTGAGTCCAGCGTGGCCCGAATTACCCCCTCATCCCACTGCACTACCTCGAATTCCACCGGAATGAGATCCTTTGCAGAGAGACGCATGCGCAGCATGCGAAAGGGAGCGCTCTCGGCCTCGATTGGTGTGAGTTCAACGGTCGTCAGCTTGACGTCGGGCGTCTTCTCTGCAAGCGCGACACGATACACCTTGAGGATATCCTCCGTCCGAGCTCCGAAACCCAAAAGCATGTAGTTGAGCTGAGTGATGGGTTGATCGGTGGGAATCCGATAGCGTTCCACCTGCTTGAGTTGCGGCACGTAGCGATAGGAGTAGCCGTCAGCAATAATGGTCGTTGTGGCGTGGGGAGGATCGTAGTCGGCTCGGAAACGGTCAGGTTTCTTGAGATAAAATTTGCCGGAGGATTCGATTTTTTCTCCGAACGTGGCATCCACGGTTACCTGACGGAATTTGCCAGTGACCGTAAGGATCTCGGCGTATTTTGTTTCAAGTTGGCGGAGGATTTGCACAGCTCGCGCTTGGTTGTTAGCATGAGCAGGACGGGGCGATTGGGGAGCCGTTTTCGTCGCCGGCAGCGTCGTTTCGCTCACCTCAGAAGGATCTGCTGACACTACACGAGCAAGTAATGCCGTACTCAGAGTTAGCAGCAAAATTAGGGCATAGTGTTGCATTCGGTCTACCCATGGACGTTTGTCAGTGCCGACGGTCGTAGGTGGAATTCCTAATTTCATATTTTCGAAGCACACAGTGGCATATGAATTTATTCCCCACTCGCTCACCAAAAGGACTCCACGCTTCCCCATCCGTAGGCCTTTATTGTTCTCTCTAACCCTTGGTCCTCACCGACCGGTCAGTTTTCTGGTTCTTGTCAACAACACAGATGTTTCCAGCTCAGTCATTTAGCTCGCGACCCTGAGAGCAATTATCTCATAGGATTTTCTTCTTGCGAATCCTAAAAGTTCTCTAAACACTTTATCTTTTGAGAGACGGAGAGCCACGCTTGGCCCGCCTCCTAATCTGTCCCGGCTCAGATTTGGAGGGTCAAAAATGAGAATCCTGTTGATTGACGACAACCCCGATGCAGCGATGGTCGTTGCAAGCTTCTTGAAAGCGCTCGACCACCAAGTCTTCCCCTACAATGACGCGCGCGAAGCGCTATTGTGGTTAAAAGACATTCGGCCTGAGCTCGTGATCGCAGACTTGGACATGCCCGGCATGAGCGGCTTCGAGTTCTTGAGGCGGTTTCGTGCTTACACATCATTTGCATCCACGCCTGTGGTTTGCGTCACAGGCACCGAGGCGACAGATGAAGAGATTTATGCGGCGGGATTTGCTGCGATCCTTCGCAAACCAGTAACGCTGTCGGATGTCATGGACTGCATCGACCAAGTGACCGAGCAGAAGCAGAAGGATAGCTCGATTGTGGCCCCAGAGGAAGCGACCGGAGGGGAGCAGGGCATTTCTTCGGTAAATGGCTCAAATCCTTAGTGGGGCCAAACGGCTAAATTGCTTGACGACCTGCACCCGAAAGTGCCTATCTGAGATAAAAGTGAACCCAAATTCCCCGGTGAGGGAAGGGCTCCAGTGGACAGCTGTCCTATCGCAAAAGGGCAGCTAATGTGAATGTAGAGGGTTCCCAAAATGTTCAACACGCAAGCGCGCCGCTCCGAGCGCATCTTCGGGCTCCGACCTGAAACTCTAAACGACATCGTCGCCCTAACAATCTTCCTCGTCGGACTGCTTCTTTTCCTCTCCCTTGCTACCCAAACGAGCCAAGGCAATCTCATTGGCCGCTTAGGCGAACTTGTTTACCAGGTACTAAGTTTTGTTTTTGGTGTATACGTTGCCTACGTTCCAGTGCTGCTGATTTTGGGATGGGGAGTCTCCTTTTGGAGCGGTCGCCGGTGGCGGCACGTCCCAGCGCGGGTGGCCGGCCTTTTCCTTACGATGGTGTGGGTCTGTGCGATCCTTGCTCTGCCCTATGCTGAGGCGGACTTCGCCAAAGAAAACGGTTTCCGAGTTGGGGGTGCGATCGGCAATTTCCTTGTGCACCGCGAGTGCCTGAACCTGAAAGGAACGTTTGGGCCGGTCGGGTGCTGGATCCTCTTTCTGGGGGGATTGATTATCTCTTTGCTCGTTGCAGCGGATGTACAGCTACGTCCCATGTTTGTCCGGCTGTGGAGTGGACTGCGTCAACTCCACCCATCCAGATTTTTTGCCGGACGGGCAGAGCGCCCAAGCATGTTTGAACGTGTAAGCGCCTCGTTGGGACTCGAGGCGACAGGCGAGGAAGAACCTGTCGAACGCGTTGAGCTTGCCCCACAGGGATCCGTTCCCACTAAAACGGCTGCCAATACAATTCCCTTTGCGAGCGGAGGAGGCACTGTTCCTGACGTAAGCCGGGTCAAAGAGGGAGTATTGCGTCCCCGGCCTGCATTCAGCGAAGCTGCGGAGACACCGAACCGAGAGTCCGAGGAAGACCGCGAGCAGAGCACTTTTGCATGTGGTGATCAGAAGGCCAATCAGGAAGAGGCTGCGCCTGATGATCTTGTCGCTTTAGCGCAGCAACAGGCGCGCGCCCCTGAGGTTCATGCCTATGTACCGCCACCGGTGGACCTCTTCCGCAAACCGGATCTACGCGTTGCTCGGCAGTCTCACGACGAAATCCGGCGGCGCAGCGAGGTGCTGGAGAGAACTTTAGCCGAATTCGATGTCCGTGCCACGGTGGTTAATGTGGAACAGGGGCCCACGGTGACGTGCTTTGAGCTCGAGCTCGAACCGGGAACCAAAATCTCGAAGTTGACGGGGCTTGAGGACAACATTGCGATGGCGATGCGCGCGCAATCGGTGCGCATCATTGCCCCAATTCCGGGGAAAGGGACTGTGGGGCTCGAAATTCCGAATAGCCACCGCTCGCCAGTCTTCTTACGGGAGATTCTGGAGACAGAGGCATTCATGTCCAAAACCTCGCCACTTGCTTTCGCGCTCGGCAAGACAATCACAGGCGAGCCCTACGTCTGCGACTTGGCCCAAATGCCACACCTGTTGATTGCCGGTACCACGGGTTCTGGTAAATCGGTGTGCCTGAACGCGATTATTTGTTCGATTCTCTACCGCATGGAGCCCGACCGCGTGAAATTCATCATGATTGACCCGAAGCGAGTCGAGCTCAACGTGTACCGTGATATCCCGCATCTGCTGGCACCGGTGGTGTGCGAGCCCAAGCAAGCCGCGAACGCTCTCGCATGGGCGGTGAAAGAAATGGATTCGCGCTACAAGAAGCTCGAGGCCCTTGGGGTGCGGAACATCGACGGCTACAATGCCATCGTATGTTCCGATCAGCCGCATCCAAAAGCCATGGGTCAGCAGCTCGAGTATATGCCTCACATCGTCATTGTGGTAGATGAGCTTTCCGACCTCATGCTGCTTGCACGCAACGAGGTGGAGGAAAGCATCGTGCGGCTCGCTCAAATGTCGCGTGCGGTGGGGATGCACCTGATTGTGGCTACCCAGCGTCCCTCGGTCAACGTTATCACCGGTATCATCAAGGCCAACTTCCCCTGCCGAATTGCTTTCCAAGTTTCGAGTAAAGTCGACTCCCGCACCATTCTTGATTGTGCCGGCGCTGAGGCGCTTTTAGGGAAAGGCGACATGCTCTTCTCTATGGCGGGAGCACCCAAGCCCATTCGCATTCAGGCGTGTTACGTAGCTGATGATGAAGTCGAGTGTTTTGCGAACTACCTGCGCCAGCAAGCCCGACCCAACTACCTGCAGGTGGACTTCTCGAACAGTCTCGACGATGAGACAACAGGCGAGAGAGAGTTCGAGGGCGATAATTTGGGTGAGTCGCTCGCCGTTGGCACAACTGAGTCCGCGATGGGTGGGAGCGGCGCATCACGTCCGCGTGAGGGACGCGATGAAGATGATCCCGATGTCATTGACGAACTTTTGGTGCGCGATGCCGCGCGTGTAATTCTGCAGGCGCGCTCTGCAAGTATTTCTCTTCTCCAGAGGCGCTTAAGAATCGGATTTGCTCGAGCTGGCCGCATCATGGACATCCTTCATGAGCGCGGAATCGTAGGGCCCAGCATAGGGAGCAAGCCCCGCGAAATCCTTGTCGATCCTGAGGAATACCTCGCTGAACTCGAGGACGAAAGTCAGATGCGCTTCTGAAACGTGGCGTAATACAGAGCCGGAACCCTGCCGCTTTCCCGGAAACAATTTGTGACTGTGAGTTGTCTTGTGTTGATTGAACGGAAAGAAAAGCATCAGTCTCACCTGACGCCAGCACAAACAGAGAAGTGAACATTGAGCGGTGGGCTAAACCATAGAATTTTTATTGTCTTGGGACTGCTTGTCCTGCTCACCGAGTTTGGTCCGGCTGCCAGCCAAAAATCCTTGGCGCCTCAAGTGCTTGGCATCCGAGTAGTGGGCACAGCCAGCTTTCAGGATCGAAAAACGGCCCTGATCTACGACGAAAATAGTCAAACCGAGGCCTTTTTCCGTGTCGGCGATTTGCTCTATGGCTACCGTATTCTCGATATTGCTCCCACGCTGATCGTGCTGGAAAAGGGGGGAATCCGTTACGACATGGCGTTCCAACCCATGCCGCTTGCCCCTCCCTCTGTGGCTCCTCCGTCCCCTTCGCCCCGAATAGAACCGAATATTTATACCCAACCTGCAATTGCTCGAGCAGCGCCGAATCTCTACGTGCCTCCCAGCGCTGCAACCCAATGGGATCGTTGGGCAGCTCCTCCCGCCGCACCCTCGACTGCGATCGCAACGGAATTGGGCGGACGGTTCGCGTTTCCGCTTCAGAGGTATAAGCGCGTGAGCAGTCCATTTGGTTATCGCCGTCATCCCATTCGGGGAGGCGTCCGGATGCATAAGGGGATCGATCTGGCGTCTTGGACAGGAACGAAGATCTTTGCGGCGGATAGTGGGACTGTTATTCACAGTGGCTGGCTTGGTGGCTACGGCTACTGCGTGATGGTGGACCACCACAACGGCTATGTCACCGTCTACGGCCATTGTTCACGTCTTCTTGTCGACGTGGGGGACAACGTGCGTCGTGGTGATTATATCGCGCAAGTTGGGTCTACAGGGGCATCCACCGGACCTCATCTTCACTTTGAGGTGCGGCGCAACGGCGTCCCTATCGATCCCGCACCGTTCCTCCGAAAGGGACTGTGATTTTAGCGAAAGCAGCACCTGAGCGCCATTGGGTCAAGTAATTACAAATCAATGCTTTGTGATCCAACTCCTTTGGTTGCGCCTTTGTTGTGAATACTTCACGGCAGAACAAAGACATTGGAGGGACTCGGGGATCCAAACTCGGCGGTAACAGCTTGGCCTCGAGCTGTCACCTCGCCTTCCGAGTCTCCGCAGGTACGAGGAGACTCCTTATTTGGAAACTCTCGAGTGGAGCAAGCCTCCGCGGCGTGGTGGCGAGGAGGTTTCAAGGGAAGTATCTACTCGTCAGCTGGCTCATCGATCGAAGGCTCGTTTTTTCTTCCCCGCCGTATCCAGGCTGCACTTTGCAAGACTGCGACAGCGAAAATGAACCACGAAGCCCATGTCAGCCATCGCCAGCGCCAAAAGATTACGGGGGCCAAGCCGACAAGAACAAGGAACACCGCCACAATAAGGTAGCGTTGGAGCTCGGACCGAATGTGGTTTTGAATGTCACTGGCACCGCGTTGCCCAGCAAAAACATACACGGCAATCATCAGAGCAACGTATACCCACGGGATCGCCCACGTCATCGAACCAATATGCTCCTGACTTTCTCAAATTATGGGGAGACTTGATCGCCCTGCATGATGGTATTCTGGTTCACACATTTTTTGTTGACTCAAGGTGCTCCACTAAGTGTGGTCACGTTGAACACTGCAGCTTAGAAATGACGCTTGCGGCACGCGTTTGCAATAAAACAATGGTGAATTTGTATGCCGCAAACGTCCGGCGCTTCTGCACGAAGCTGCAGGAATAACCTGAATACTGTAGCGGAGGAATCAATGTCGGTTGAACAGAAGGTCCGCGAAATCGTGGCCCAACAACTGGGAAAGAATGTGGATCAGGTAACACCTGAGGCGTCGTTCCGGGATGACCTTGGAGCCGACTCTCTCGACGTGGTCGAGCTCGTGATGGCGCTCGAGGAAGAGTTCGGCGTGGAAATCCCCGACGAAGATGCAGAGAAAATCCAGACGGTCGGCCAAGCGATTGATTATCTGAAAGAGAAGGTTGGCTCGTCGGAAGGCTAAGGGTGGCCCTGCTTTGGTGGCCAACAGATTCTGAGTGTCAGGTGATTGTGCGTCGGGCGGATGAATTGTCTGCCTGACGCTCATTTTTTGAACGCACAAGGAGCAGCGTAATGAAACGACGTGTCGTTGTTACAGGATTAGGAGCTGTAACCCCTATCGGGAACACAGTTGAAGAGTTCTGGCAGAACTTGCTGGCAGGCAAAAGCGGGATTGGGTACATCCAGCGCTTCGACACAACGAATCACTCCGTGAAGATCGCAGCAGAAGTAAAGAACTTCAACGCTGAGGATCACTTTGAGAAGAAAGAGTTAAAGAAGATCGATGATTTTTGCCGGTTTGGCGTGGTGGCGGCCCGGCAGGCGTTCGCCGATAGTGGGCTGAGCTGGGACAAAGTCTCTCCATTTGAAGTGGGGGTGATCATCGGCTGTGGCATGGGGGGCGTCCTCACGATCGAAGAACAGCACGCAATTCTCCTCCAACGCGGTCCGTCAAGGGTAAGCCCGTTCCTCATCCCCAAAATGATCCCCAATATGTCCAGCGGCCTGATCTCCATCTATCTCGGCGCCAAAGGACCCAACACGACGATTGTTACGGCCTGTGCCTCTGCGACCCATGCCATCGGAGAAGCATTCCGTTCCATTCAACGTGGGGACGCGGTCGCGGTCATCACTGGTGGTACGGAGGCAACCATTTCGCCACTCTCGATCGCAGGTTTCGCAAACATGGGCGCCCTCAGCCAACAGAACGACAACCCACAAGGGGCAAGTCGCCCATTCGACGCGAAGCGTGATGGCTTCGTCATGGGCGAGGGGGCAGGCATTATGGTGCTTGAGGAGCTGGAGCATGCCCTGCGGCGTGGCGCGAAAATCTACGCGGAAATCGTTGGATATGGGCTCTCGGGTGATGCGTACCACATGACGGCCCCTGCACCTTGCGGGGAAGGCGGTGCCAGAGCAATGAAGATGGCTTTGGATGATGCGGGCATTCCCCCCACGGAGGTTCAGCACGTCAACGCGCACGGCACCAGCACGCCCCTCAATGATAAGCTCGAAACTCAAGCAATTAAGACGGTGTTTGGGGATCACGCCTATAAACTGGCGATCACAGCTAACAAGTCCATGACTGGGCATCTGATTGGCGCGGCGGGTGCCGTCGAAGCAATTTCCACCATCAAGAGTGTGCAAGAGAACAAGATTCCGCCGACGATCAATTACGAAAATCCAGATCCAGAGTGCGACCTCGATTACGTTCCCAATCAGGCCCGCGAGATGGAGGTTGTCTACGCCATCAGTAACTCCCTCGGTTTTGGCGGGCACAACTGCACGGTTTGCTTCAAAAAGTTTACCGAGTAAGTGTGTAGAGAATCCACGGACTCGACCGAGCCCGAATTTTGGCGTCGCAGCGCGAACAACTCTGGGCGCTGTGACGCCTTTTCTTTTTCAGGAGCAAATGGGTGGGGGAGGTGCTGTGGGCGCAAAACTCAACTCACTTCGCAAGAAGTGTCACCTCCGGTATGAAAAATCTACATCCAGCCTTCTGAAAAACCTACGAT
Coding sequences within it:
- a CDS encoding Two-component hybrid sensor and regulator; its protein translation is MRILLIDDNPDAAMVVASFLKALDHQVFPYNDAREALLWLKDIRPELVIADLDMPGMSGFEFLRRFRAYTSFASTPVVCVTGTEATDEEIYAAGFAAILRKPVTLSDVMDCIDQVTEQKQKDSSIVAPEEATGGEQGISSVNGSNP
- a CDS encoding Cell division protein FtsK is translated as MFNTQARRSERIFGLRPETLNDIVALTIFLVGLLLFLSLATQTSQGNLIGRLGELVYQVLSFVFGVYVAYVPVLLILGWGVSFWSGRRWRHVPARVAGLFLTMVWVCAILALPYAEADFAKENGFRVGGAIGNFLVHRECLNLKGTFGPVGCWILFLGGLIISLLVAADVQLRPMFVRLWSGLRQLHPSRFFAGRAERPSMFERVSASLGLEATGEEEPVERVELAPQGSVPTKTAANTIPFASGGGTVPDVSRVKEGVLRPRPAFSEAAETPNRESEEDREQSTFACGDQKANQEEAAPDDLVALAQQQARAPEVHAYVPPPVDLFRKPDLRVARQSHDEIRRRSEVLERTLAEFDVRATVVNVEQGPTVTCFELELEPGTKISKLTGLEDNIAMAMRAQSVRIIAPIPGKGTVGLEIPNSHRSPVFLREILETEAFMSKTSPLAFALGKTITGEPYVCDLAQMPHLLIAGTTGSGKSVCLNAIICSILYRMEPDRVKFIMIDPKRVELNVYRDIPHLLAPVVCEPKQAANALAWAVKEMDSRYKKLEALGVRNIDGYNAIVCSDQPHPKAMGQQLEYMPHIVIVVDELSDLMLLARNEVEESIVRLAQMSRAVGMHLIVATQRPSVNVITGIIKANFPCRIAFQVSSKVDSRTILDCAGAEALLGKGDMLFSMAGAPKPIRIQACYVADDEVECFANYLRQQARPNYLQVDFSNSLDDETTGEREFEGDNLGESLAVGTTESAMGGSGASRPREGRDEDDPDVIDELLVRDAARVILQARSASISLLQRRLRIGFARAGRIMDILHERGIVGPSIGSKPREILVDPEEYLAELEDESQMRF
- a CDS encoding Acyl carrier protein, translated to MSVEQKVREIVAQQLGKNVDQVTPEASFRDDLGADSLDVVELVMALEEEFGVEIPDEDAEKIQTVGQAIDYLKEKVGSSEG
- a CDS encoding 3-oxoacyl-[acyl-carrier-protein] synthase, KASII → MKRRVVVTGLGAVTPIGNTVEEFWQNLLAGKSGIGYIQRFDTTNHSVKIAAEVKNFNAEDHFEKKELKKIDDFCRFGVVAARQAFADSGLSWDKVSPFEVGVIIGCGMGGVLTIEEQHAILLQRGPSRVSPFLIPKMIPNMSSGLISIYLGAKGPNTTIVTACASATHAIGEAFRSIQRGDAVAVITGGTEATISPLSIAGFANMGALSQQNDNPQGASRPFDAKRDGFVMGEGAGIMVLEELEHALRRGAKIYAEIVGYGLSGDAYHMTAPAPCGEGGARAMKMALDDAGIPPTEVQHVNAHGTSTPLNDKLETQAIKTVFGDHAYKLAITANKSMTGHLIGAAGAVEAISTIKSVQENKIPPTINYENPDPECDLDYVPNQAREMEVVYAISNSLGFGGHNCTVCFKKFTE